A window of Aphelocoma coerulescens isolate FSJ_1873_10779 chromosome W unlocalized genomic scaffold, UR_Acoe_1.0 ChrW_unloc_scaf_4, whole genome shotgun sequence genomic DNA:
TTGCTTCCATTATACTGTTCCGTTGACCAAAGTATACTTAACAAGACTGTTTATACTGTAATATATTGTCATGTTTTTATATGCCTTAAAAAAAGGCATGTGACTTTGTGCCTGGCATCCATGAAGCTGAAGTTTTGAGCTTATTAATTAACAAACACTTAGGCAACTGTGTTATCAAACCTCAAGTTGTGTACAATGTCAACTCCTCTGAAGAACCTTTGGACAAAATCTCATTGTAATCCAATTTAGTTAAGGATTAAAAGCATAGGTTTGTTTACAACTGTGCTGCTTTTACTGAATCACCAGAACACCATAAATATTTGTAGAAGTGTCTTCAGATATTTAAAACTATCACAATTTAAATAccactcttaaaaaaaaaaaaaaaaaaaaaaagcattacttGAAATCTAAGATAAGGTGTCAAATCAGCAATAATCAGATACATTCCCATTTTCATTActtcttaaaatactttttaaccTTGAGGACATCTGATATCAGAGACATCTGCCTCTACAAAGAATAATTCCTGGTAGAGGTATGAGAAAGCAATTTaagacacagaatcacagaatgtgtcaggttggaagggatcacagtgggtcatctggtccaacctccctgctcaagcagggtcatcctagagcacgtTGCACAGAATTacatccagatggttcttgaatatctccagtgagggagactccacaacctctctggacaatctgttccagtgccccatcacctgcacagtaaagaagttatTCATATTCAGGTGTGtcagggtctcctccccctgccatgtagccctgggagaggggccctgggacagagacggggtttccctcgcccctggtcagcctcgttccccattggttgttctgtgtttccctgcgcgggaaggaccctcgggtccggtgattgtaacagttcctcggcagatcccggccatgcggctggagaaataaacatctctgaaacatctatcaagaatctgtccatatatatttcttttccacgggactccttgtttgatatgcgtgttacagtatccccactgtaacacaggTGGAACTTCccgtgcatcagtttctgctttCTGACTCTTGTCCTATTacttggcaccactgagaagagcctggctccatcttcttTACACTCACCCTTCAGATACTTATAGACATTGATGAGGTGCtctctcagtcatctcttcttgaggctgaacaggcccaactctctcagcctatCCTcataagaatcacagaataatttaggttggaaaaaacctctgagatcatctACTCATATTCCTCACACAGGTGGTGATAGCCTACTAGGGGTGATGGCCTGCTAGACCTGTTGTTTAGgaacagagaagggctggtgggagatgGGGTGGTCAGAGGCTGTCTTGGGCACAGGGACCATGAAATGATAGTTTTCAATACTAGGTGAAGTAAGGAAGGGGGTCAACAAAACCTTTGCCTTGGACTTCTGGAGGGCGGACTTTGCCTTACTCAGGACACTGGTTCGGAAAGTCCCCTGGGAAaaagcccttaaaaacaaaggtGTCCAGGAAGGCTGGACATACTTTAAGGAAGAAATCTTTAAGGCACAGGAGCCTATGTGCTGCACATCCCTACGTGCACATCCCTATGTGCTGAAAGATGAGCTGTTGGGGAAGAAGATAGGCCTGGCTGAATAGGGAGCTTTCTCAGgaattcaggggaaaaaagagggtgtATCACCTTTGGAAAAAGGGGCAGGCAATTCATGAAGAGTACAACGATTTCATTAGGTCATGtagaaagaaaattagaaagaTGAGAGCTCAACTAGATCTCATTCTGGCCACTGCTGTGAAAGGtaataaaaagtgtttttataaatacataaacAACAAAAAGAGGGCCAAGGAAAACCTCCATTCTTTATTGGATGTGTGTGAGGGGGAATATTGTCACCaaggctgaggtacttaatgccttctttgcctcagtcctCAACAGTAAGACTGCTTATCCTCAGGGCAACCAGCCCCCTGAGCTGGTGtcacgggttgggtttgtaaccgggcggaaacaccaatttagtgtagtggtttggtctaaaatactcattactgtttatcttctgtgagataagaattaggagaaatgcaaagcaggcaccaacttgaatgaatataaagaagtttattaacagacctaaaagaagaaaagaaaaaaattataccacctttagaactctcctcctccccccaccttcctcccgtctcccactgacaatgcaaagacaacccttaagatgttcagtctgtttaccacttccataataacctggttcagtccatttagaaagagaagtctctttttgctcatgctatgaaaacagtatcacaccgagacagccacccacttccaaatattgttcagtccatttaggaagaggagtctctctgcttgcgatgtgagtcccttcccccgacttgcagcttttcccgcaactgctttcgagggtccactcttgaaagttttctggggtacaattttaaggttgagctgttcagaaacaaaaaaaacagaggcccttctccttccctgggagcaaagggtcatcttcatctttaagactatctctggaagcatctctaggaattgaggtttttctcctttcctctttggagcaaaagtcctcatctggttcatctctctctgtccaaacttctcatgaaattacagctgcatcagcatctgcctatctcagcgcaggtgcttctgcttacgagttgaacactccaccccccatatcttcatgaagttacaatgggatactctgatatatcatagcttcacaacagactttcagctttaagcatctcctctctctctcttccctcaggttttcagctcttcacagcaataaaagggttaatctcacctcagccttgcagctggaatgtggcttatcacagttggtcacctgacctctgccggacagaggtgccgctttgctgaatctcggccgcagtggagggggggttccgagccgctccggctgcccacggcaaggcagtggggggggggttccatggctggaacaggctccaggctggccgtggcccggcccggcctggcccaagcagggcctggccgggcctgctggcccctgcacggggcccgcagccacctgtcccagcgccggaaacgagagagagctgaggtgggagtttgtctattcttaagtgtgtatcacagaggcggtcaaaactttaagtggcttaaagaattgtccatattcaaactggccagctgataggttctatcaggtcccagaggaaactgtaagcaccccttagcaaggatatcccttccgggactatgcttgctaacctatgacagctgGTAGACAGGAACTGGGAGCAGAATAGACCCCCTGCAAGCCAGGTGGAAGTAGTTACTGACCTGCTGTGCCACTTAGACACTCACAAGTCTATGGGACCAGATGGGATTGATCCAAGGGTGCTGACGGAGCTGACGGAAGAGCTCGCCAAGCCACTCTCTATCATTTATCACCAGTCCTGGCTAACCAGGGAGGTCCCAGATGGCTGGCCAATGTGACACCCATCCACAAGAAGGGCCAGGAGGATCCCGGAAACTACAGGTCTGTTAGCCTGACCTTGGTGCCCAGGAAAGTTATGGAGTAAATCATCTTGAGTGCAATCACATGGCACatacaggacaaccaggggatcTGGCCCAGCCAGTATgggtttaggaaaggcaggtcctgcctgaccaacctgatctccttttatgaccaggtgacccaccTAGTAGATGAGGGAAatgctgtggatgttgtctatctggatttcagcaaagcctttgatACTGTCTCCCATGGcattctcctggaaaagctggcagcccacagcttggacaggtgcactctTTGCTGGGTTATGAACTGGATGGATGTCCAGGCTCAGAGAATGGTGGTGAATGGTGCGGCATCCAGATGGTATCTGGTAACTAGTGGTGTTCCCCCAGGGATCAGTGTTGGGCCCAGTCCTATTTAAtgtctttatcaatgatctggatgaggggataaagtgcaccctcagtaaaTTCAAAGATGACACTAAGTTGgctgggagtgttgatctggaGAGTAGGAAggttctgcagagggatctggacaggctggatcagtgGGCCAAGACCAACAGTATGAGTTTCAAtaaggccaagtgctgggtcctaTGCTTTGtccacaacaaccccaggcagcactacaggctgggggaagagtggctggaaagcagcccagtggaaaaggacctgcaggtgctggtcaacagctgCCTGAACATGAGACGGCAGTGTCTGGGTAgacaagaaggccaatggcatcctggcttgtatcagaaatagtgtggccagcaggacaagggcagtgattgtccctctgttctcagcactgctgaggccgcACCtcgagtactgtgtccagttctgggcccctcaagaaagacattgaggtgctgcagcatgtccagagaagggcaacagatatggtgaagggtctagagcACAAGTCCTacgaggaatggctgagggagctggggttatttagcctggagaaaaggaagctcaagGAAGACCTTATCAAGGGAGAccactacctgaaaggaggtcgCAGACAGCTGGGggtcggcctcttctcccaggtaactaGTGACCGGATGAGAGGACATAGccttaagctgtgccaggggaggttcaggctggacGTTAGgtggaatttcttcacagaaagggttgtcaagcattggaacaggctgcccagggaggtggtggagtcaccatccttggaggtgttcaagaaagaactggacgtggcacttagtgccatgatCTAGTTGACATGGTGTTGTTCAGACAAAGGTTtaacttgatgatctcagaggtcttttccacaacctaattgattctttgattctgtgagTCCAAACTTGGactgatcaccaccttgtcagctagaccatagcactaagtgtcatgtccagtcatttcttgaacacaaAGACGCTCTGATTCCTTATCTTTGTCACCCTTCGCTAgactcactccaggagctccatgccTCTCCTACTGatgagcccagaactggacacagcactctaGATGTGACCTCatcagggctgagtagaggggcaaaatcacctcccttgacctgttGACAATGCTCTTCCTAAGGCACCCCAGgtaccattggccttcttggccacaagggcacactgctggctcatggacagttTGTTGTTGACCAGGATCCCCAGGTCCTTcttggcagagctgctttccagcaggtcagcccccaGTCTATActggtgcctggggttattCTTAGCCTGCACTTGCCTTTGTTGGATTTCAGACAGTTCCTCTCTGCTCATCTCTCCAACCTATTCAGGTCCTTCTGAAGGCCTGCACAGCCCTCTGGGGCATCGGCCACTCCTCCCAGTTCTGTGTtgtcagcaaacttgctgaggaggcatctgcCCCTTCATCCAAGTCACTGATGAATAAGTTAAAcaatactgggcccagtattgAACCTTGGGGACACCAGTAGTGACAGTCCTCCAATTAGATCCTGGGCCACTGATTACAACCCTCTGAGATTTGCCATTCAGCCCATTCTCAATCCAGTCCACACTTCCTGAGTTTGAATATGAGGAAGTCATGAGAGACAGTGTTGAAAGCCTTGCTGAACTCAGGGTAGACAatatccactgctctccccttATCCATCCAGGTAGTCATATCATCATAGAAGGCAATCAGGCTGGACAAGCATGATTTACATTTGGTGATCAGGAGTCGTCAGCATAGATTCACATTCTTGTCATCCATGTGGAGAGAGATTGCCTGCTGAATGAGGCACTCCATCACCTTTCCAGGAATTGACGTGAGGCTGACTGGATGGTTGTTCCCTGGGTTCTCCTTCTTACCCTTTTTGAAGACTGGAGTGccatttgctttcttccagtccTCAGGCACCTTTCGTGATTGCCATGACCTTCCAAAGATGATCATGAGTGGCCTTGCTATGATGTCCACCAGCTTGCTCAGCAGTGTTGGATGCATCCTGTCAGGGCCCATGGACTTGTGGATGTCAAGTTTGCCTAGGTGTTCTCTGACCCAATCCTCCTTGATGAAGGGAAAGTCTTCCTTCCAAGATTCCTTTACCCTGATCTCCTGGGCCAGAGATCCCTGAGGGCTGGTTTTGTCAGTGAAGGCCAATGCAAAGAAGGCATTCAGTAACTCTGCCTTCTCTGCGTCCTCTGTTACCAGGGTCTCGCCTCCATTTAGTAATGGGTCCATAttatcctttgttttccttttgttaccGATGTATTTGAAGAAACCCATCTTGAAGTCCTTGACATCTTTGCCCAGATTTAATTCCAGATGGGCCTTGGCCTTCCTTGTCTCATTTCTACTTACTCTGACAGCCTCTCTATAATCACTACAAGTGACCTGTCCAGGCTTCCATCTCCTGTGTATTTCCTGCTTATGCTTGAGTATTGGCAGGAGCTCCTTGTTCATCCATGCATGTCTCTTGTCCCTTTTACTGGATTTCTTGCTCATTGGGATACACTGTTCTTGAGCCTGGAGGAAATGGTGCTTGAATCAGCTCTCTCTTTCCTGCAGGGTCTGTTCTCATGGGATTCTTTCAAGAAGATCCCTGAAGAGCCTAAAGTTAGCTCTCCTGAAGTCCATGGTTGCAATCTTACTTGCTGCCTTGCTTCCTCCTCACCAGATACTGAACTCCACAATGTCATGGtcactgcagccaaggctgcccCCAACCTTCACATCTCCAACAAGGCCTTCCCTTTTTGTTAGTTTAAGGTCAAGCAGCACACCATTCCTTGTGGGATCCTCCACTACCtgttgatttaccaaaatatgaatattgacctaatatcgatatccaactgagacggacaaaaactctctaacagtttaaagttagaaagtgcatgttttatttggcaccaggcactgcgtgggatagctccctaagacGCAGGCCCCGATACAAGCAAACATGATACCTTTTACttccaaatattatgaatatccaaaatacaaatgcatattcatagtgttaacacctcccattctctgcttcgtatggaaatgagtTTACACATCATTAAGCATGCGTAGTGTGTGTTCTAAATTGAgtcggtggtcttgaattgggtcagtggtcctaaggaagatgaagtaactcatcttcctcactttgacctttttgcctttctgagttttaacaatcctaattactttagtgacctctaagtttcctCTTGCATGACTTTTGGATGGGCTcccacaaagggaggaaattggtaattgtctTTATTCTatacaccaacttatcaatgtttctgctccttattctaagcacagctaaacaaacatgcaaatgatggatcatcagttatttggtaatcagttactaacatctaaAACCctatttcaggtccagctctcctaactattttaattaactctcacTGGGCCCAAATTCTTTCCTATTCCACCCATtccaacacagctagcctataactaaaatctttatgtttcttctaaatctatgtttcactGTGACAGGAAGTTGTCATCAATGGTttccaggaacctcctggaCTATTTGTGCTTCACTGTgttgcttctccagcagatgtCAGGGCAGTTAAATTCCCCACAAGAACCAGGGCCTGTGACTGTGAGGCTGCTTCTAGCTGCCTGTAGAAGGCCTCATCCACTTCTTCCTCCTGATCAGGTGGCCTATAGCAAACACCCATGATAATGTCACCCTTACTAGTCAGGCTTTAATCCTAACCCATAAGCTCTCAACTAGCTTGCCATCCACCCCAAGACAGAGCTTGATACATTCCAAGTGTTGTCTCACATAAAGGAGAACTACACCACCACGCCTTCCTGGTCAGTCATTCCTAAACAGTGTAGCTCTTGTAGTTGGGTTGATGCTGACCAGATGCCAGGCACCTACCAAAGGCACTCTATCACTCccttctgcagctggacaggggagagaataTGTAATaaagggttcatgagttgagataaagaccaggagagatcactcaccaaatactgtcaagggcaaaacaggctcaacttcgAGAaataaagtgaatttattactaacaaaattaGAGCAGGATTATGAGAAGTAAAATACCCTTAAAAAGACCTTCCCAGCTCTACTTCCTATCCCAGCAGTGCAAgaagacagggaatgggggttatggtcagttcatcacctgtAGCTTATcccgctgctcagggagaggagtcgttcccctgctccaccatgggatccctcccacgggagacagttctccacgAACTTCTCCGACAtgagtccatcccatgggcagCAGTCCCCCTcaaactgctccagcatgggtcactCTTCTATGGGGTGCAGACCTccaagggctgcaggggcacagctgtttcaccatggtcttcaccacggactgcagaggaatctcggctctggcgcctggagcacctcctccccctccttcttcatgcaccttggtgtctgcatagTTGttctctgttggggttttagtttagtcctagtttttttctgttaaaggaatttttcccatatgcatgttgctaggagataaatgacCATACTTAAGAGAAGATGACCGTACttaaagacaaaagggcctgtccaggcttttgtttttcacctggttgtgagttcagttcgctctcagcgtctggagagggaagctgcagagaaggctgctggttcccgttttcggcgtctttctttctgctggaaacaacgccgggatcccaaagccgctttccctgccttgctggaggctggggctgtggccaccctgccccgctgctgcttcgagccttcgctgcgttgtagccgtgctcaccctgcctgcctgggcctctgggggggttccccttttggatacatctcgtctgccacccgg
This region includes:
- the LOC138102904 gene encoding uncharacterized protein, which translates into the protein MSKKSSKRDKRHAWMNKELLPILKHKQEIHRRWKPGQVTCSDYREAVRVSRNETRKAKAHLELNLGKDVKDFKMGFFKYIGNKRKTKDNMDPLLNGGETLVTEDAEKAELLNAFFALAFTDKTSPQGSLAQEIRVKESWKEDFPFIKEDWVREHLGKLDIHKSMGPDRMHPTLLSKLVDIIARPLMIIFGRSWQSRKVPEDWKKANGTPVFKKELSASTAAFAKSAAMLGNSEDHTALSRALSQLAEVEEKIDQLHQEQVFADFYVFSELLGDYIRLIAAVKGVFDHRMKSWQKWQDAQVTLQKKREAEAKLQLANRPDKLQQAKDDIKEVMLSSTNIILSVKLFLLILSPLLYYFIQFFFQITY